The nucleotide sequence ATCCGCGCATTCGAAAAACCGCCGATCAATTCGCGTAAGCGCGCAACAGTTGCAGCGCAGCAAATTACGGACGGCTGGAAAAGACGCAGCTCAGATCGAGTGAGCGGCGCGAGGAGGGGCGCGGGCCTGAGTGGCAACTACGACAATCGGTTGCGCCTCGGGCGCGGCAGCCGTGGGAAGCGGTGAGACCGGTTCCGATGTCTCGGACAGCGCGAACGGCGTTACTGCCAGAATCGGTCGGCCGAGGAATTGGCAGATATTGCAATCGTCGTCGTGAGCAAGCGGTGAATGGCCTGCATCGTGGGAGTCGTGGCCGTCGGCGGCCCAGTCGACAGCATCACTGTCGACAGCAACACTGTCGATAGCGATGCCCTGGTCGTGATCACAATGATGATCGCCGTCGTGATTGTGTGCGCCGCAATGGTCGGCGACCGCGGTCTCGTGCGAGCCGTCGGCCAGCGGATGCACATGGACGTGCGACAGACTGCTGAGCGCAATAGCCAGCAAATAGGCCGCTGCGGCGAACAGGCTCGTCGCGCTTCGGAATTGCTGGCGTCGCATGAGAATATCCCGGTGAATCGCACGCCAAGAGCGTGCAGCACGAAACCGGATGTAAAGGTTGGGCAATATTATTCGCCGTTCAACCCCGTAATCCTAATTGCATCCGGCGCCTCACGTCAAGCTCGAAGCCACCTTGTTGGAAAGACTTTATGCCGATATTCGCCGGCAAAAAATCTTGCCTGCGCAAGCCGGTGACTGTTATTCTGACGGTCGCAATTAACTCCTCGGGCACGAGTTGTCCGCCGAGTCACTCCGCCCGCCACCCCCCCGCCAATTTCTGCCCAGAAGCGGAAGCGTGCGTCATGCTGAACCTGCCAGGACCGCACGGCGACAAGCAGCATCCCAATCGCCTCTCGCGGCGAAACTTCTTGCAGATCGGCTCCCTGGGGGCGGCTGGGCTGACGTTGCCGCAACTCTTCGCCGCCGAAGCCCAGGCCGGTGCGAGCAAACGGCATAAGTCGCTGATCTTGATTTACCTCGTCGGGGGGCCGCCGCATCTGGACATGTTCGATTTGAAGCCCGACGCCCCGCGCGAAGTGGCCGGACCTTTCCGGCCGATCAAGTCCAACGTGCCAGGCATTGACATCTGTGAGCACATGCCGCAACTTGCTCAGCGCATGGACCGCATGGCGATCGTACGTTCGATTGCGGACTCCCAGGCGGATCACGATGCGTTTCAATGCTTTACGGGGCGCGACCTGCGCGCCGGTGCTGCGAGTGGTGCCTGGCCAACTGTCGGCGCAACCGTGGCTCGGCTGCAAGGTGCCGTGACGACCGACGTGCCCCCGTACGTCAGCCTTTGCTATCCGTGTACGCATCCGCCTTACAACGAACCAGGGCCGGGCTTTTTGGGCGTGGCGCACACGCCGTTTCGTCCTCTTGGAGATGGCCGCGACGACCTCGTCTTGCGTGGCATAACCCAAGACAGGCTGCACGATCGGCACCGGTTGCTGTCGAGCGTCGACCGGTTTCGTCGCGAGACGGATGCGCGTGGCATGATGTCGGGACTCGATGCTTTTACCTCGCAAGCGATGGGCGTGCTGACATCGTCCAGACTGGCCGAGGCGCTCGACCTGTCACGCGAAGAACCACAGACGGTCGAGCGCTACGGCACCGGCGATCCGAAAATATTCATCGATGACAACGGCGCGCCGCGCGTGCCGCAAAGTTTTCTCGCCGCGCGCCGCCTGGTCGAGGCCGGGGCGCGGGTCGTGACCGTGAATTACAGCAAATGGGACTGGCACGGCCATCCTTATGGATCGTGCTTCGACCGCTGCCGCGAAGATTTAGTCGTCTTCGATCGTGCCTTCTCGGCGCTATTGGATGACCTGCGTGACCGCGGATTGGAAAACGATGTCACCGTGGCCGTGTGGGGCGACTTCGGCCGTACCCCCACGATCAATGCGAACGTAGGACGCGATCATTGGCCGCGCGTCGCCTTTGGATTACTGGCCGGCGGCGGACTGCGCATGGGTCAGGTGATCGGCGCCACGGACCGTTTGGGCGGCGAGCCGATCGAGCGTCCGGTGAAATTCGCCGAACTATTCGCCACGCTCTATCACACGCTGGGCATCGACGCCACACAGGTCACCGTGCCCGACCTGTCAGGCCGGCCGCAATACTTGGTCGCCGGCGATGCGCAACCACTGCGCGAATTGATGTAGCGGCAAGTCGTTCCGCGCGCGTGATTCACACCTCAGCGGTCGCGCACCGGCTCGATCGATCGCGTAAACGCCTCGGCTGGTACCGGTCGATCGAAGTCCCAATACATCCGCAGCTCCTCAGCTTGTTCGCCAGCAAGTACTTTCCCGTCGTCATCACATCGGCGCACGATCGTCGGATACCAGACGCCCGAGCTGTGCTGCCGGAACCCGTCCATTTCGCAACAGACCTTTGATTCTCTCTTCGGTGGACGGCGATCGTTCTCGGTGCGAAAGTATCTCAGGCAAGCATGCCCACGCGCGGGATCGAGCCACATTTCTGAATAACACGGCTCGTAGCTTCCTGATCCGGTAAAGACATCCGTCATATGCGATCGGATGCGAACTGATCCAGCAGGGCCGTCGTCCGGTCGCTTCGTGAACTCGGCGCGATCGACTTCGCACAAATAACTAACTTCGGGAAACAAATAATTATGCGGCATCTCCCAGATGAACGGGCGGAATAGATCGCAATCCCCGTCACGATCGGAGCCCGTATGCCGCACGACGTTCCATACCTGCTGCGGAGCCTTATCACTGTCGGCTCGCTGCCAGACGGTCTCACCGTCGAATACTTCTGTCGGCACAAAGGTCAAGTTTCGATCAAGATTGGCGATCCAAGTCGCTTCATTTGCGATGGACATGGGAAGAGCCAAATCTGCAATATGCGAAGCGGGCGGCGTAGCCAGGGCACGTTCGCATCGAAACCGACGCCCCGCGCGCCACACGCGCGCGACTTCCGTGGCCTCGCCCGCGGTAAGGTGCACAATGTACCCGACGTAATCGCCGAGCCGGTTTGCAGCCGCACGTAATTGCAGCCGAATCTTTGCAACTTCCATTGGTGGCCGGCAATCGAGCACCCCCGCATCTGCAGGCGCACCAAATTCATAAACGTCGTTCGGCCCCTTTGTAGGATATTCGAATAACCAAGGCGCCGATTCAGGTTGAATTAAGCTCGCAGGCAAATGCGTTTTAGCGTCGACTCGCACCGTAAAGCTAAATCGAGACGTCGTAAATATGAAGTCAATCCATTCATGACCATCAACGACGGCTTTCACCTCGCGACGCGATAGTGCCAGCTCTTGTGAATTGACGAAGCTGCCTTCCTTGGGTATCCCATCTGTTAGCTGAAAAAACATCTGCAACCCGCCGACTACCTCCAGCAATAAACCTTCGGAATCTACCGGCGCGCGCCTGATCAGATTCTGGTCCACGTCATAAATCTCGTAGAGGCGTGTCTGCAAATTGGCGAAATGCAGCCAGCGTTCGCGACGAAAGCATAATTTCTGCCGATCCTGATTGGACCAGGCCTCGAACCTCCCCGGATCTTGTCTGTCCTCAACGCAACGAACCCATGGTCGCGATTTGACGGCCTCGACGACCTGGGCCCAACTCGTCTGCGGCTCGGTCGCGCGCCACGCTGTCGGCACAATCGCCGCGACGAGAATTGTCGCGGCCGAAAGCACGGCGACGCGAATCAAACTCCGCGACCGGCGTCGATTGAGAACGAACGCATTCTTGGATTTCCGTATCGTTTCGTGTTCGGCCGGCTCTGCCAGTGTTTCACGCAACGCTAGCTCCTGGGCCGATGCTAAACTCCGCGTTAGCGAGTCCTGCTGGATTGGCCTTTCGCGCAATGTCTTAACGGCCATTCGCAACGCATCGGACAAGTTGCCCTCGTCGACGGCTAATGGCTTGTCTCCCATATCAGTCCCCCTTGCACGTTCGTTCCAACGCAACCGCCAGCTTCGTCCGCGCTTTATTCAGTGCCGTCGAAACGGCGCTGCCGCTGATGCCTAGCTGGGCCGCAATTTGTTCGTAGGAGAAATCTTCGAAGAACCGCAGGCAGAACACCTCGGCCTCGCGTGTCGGCAGGTCTGCCAGAACTTGCGCGAGGCGTGCCGCCAATTCGCGCTCGATGGCATTGGCCACGGGATCGTCGGTTGCCGGCACGGTCAGCAATTCGTCCGTCGCGGCAAAGCTCCGGCGCCGCCGCAATTGATCGAGCGCCCGGCGCGTGGCCATGGAGCGCAAAATACCAATCCATTCAGCAGTCGGCCGCGTACACCACAAGCGGTGCGCCTCGAGAAAGACGTTTTGCACGACGTCCTCGGTATCCGCCTCGTGGCCGAGAATCCGCCATGCCGCGCTATACACGCCCGGCCCCTCTCGGCGAACTAGTTCGTTCCAATCCGTGGACAAGAGTGCTTCCTGACACGTTGGCCTGGCGGCGCCAATCATCTGGCGATCAGCGCGTACATTAAGAAATCGAGAGCGCCATGCAATTTGTCACCTCAGAAAATAAAATTCCCCACACTTTGGGCGAGTGCCAGCAACCTGTCCCAATCGTAGCGAACCACGATTCAACCGGGTATGTTGAGCGGCATCATACGGCCGATCGCGATAACGCATCGTTGATAGGCCGTTTCTAGCTAATCAACCATTGGCAATGAACACGCCTTTTGAGGAGCATCGCAAGATTATGTCCACGCCAGCCATTCGCGAAGAAATGTTGAGCCTGTTGGGCAAAGCCGATTTCAACCGCCGCACGTTTGTCGTGACCTCGCTTGCCGCGGGGTTTGCCTTGGCCGTGCGTCCCGTATCCGCCGAGACGATCACGACCGATGACAAGGGACTGGTCGCGGGCGAAGTGAAGATTCCCGTCACGGACGGTGAGATGCCCGCCTATCGAGCGATGCCGGCCTCGGGCGGTCCTTTTCCCGTCGTGATCGTCGTGCAAGAAATTTTCGGCGTACATGAGCACATTAAGGATATCTGCCGCCGCTTCGCCAAGCTGGGCTATCTGGCCATCGCGCCGGAATTATACGCCCGGCAAGGCGATGTCTCGAACATGGAAAACATCGCAGAGATCATCGCCAAGGTCGTCTCGAAAGTTCCCGACGCGCAGGTCATGTCCGACATTGATGCGTCGGTCGCCTGGGCCAAGAAGTCAGGCAAGGGAAATACCGCGAAGCTCGGCATCACCGGCTTCTGCTGGGGCGGCCGCATCACGTGGCTCTATTCGGCCCACAATCCCGATGTGAAAGCAGGCGTCGCCTGGTACGGCCGACTGATCACCAACACCGACGAGTTGCATCCCAAGAACCCGATCGACCTGGTCGACGCGCTCAAGGCGCCGGTACTGGGTTTGTACGGCGGCGCGGACCAGGGCATCCCGGTCGAAAGCGTCGAGAAGATGCAGAAGGCGCTCAAGGACGCCGGCAAGCCCAGCGAGATCGTCCTCTACCCGGACACGCCGCACGGATTCTATGCCGACTATCGCCCAACCTATCGTCAAGACAAGGCGGACGACGGTTGGAAGCGTCTGCTCGAATGGTTCAAGAAAAACGGCGTGGCTTGAGGCGACCCCAGATTCTCTACCGCGACGGTTCCGAGGACGTTAATCCGCAGATTGCGCAGATGCATGCAGATTTAAAGAAGGCTGGCGTGAGAGCCACGCAGTTGGTTCTCACGCCGTGCCGCTCATCTGTGTAATCTGCCGATACTCTTTTCCCATGTCGCGATTTCCCGCACCCCCGCGTGCGACAAACGCTTGCTCAGGGCCAATTCAGCGCGCATGATCGGAGGCGATTGTCTTGCCTATCAATCGCCCTGACGGATTCTTCTCATGCGCCAACTTCCTCCCGCCGCACTCTGCGGTCAGCGTTCCTCGTTGATCCTATTGTTTGCGTTCGCCATAGGCCCTGGCCTTATAGTGTCAGCCGGTGAGCCAATCGCGAATCCCGACACGGCCGGCTTGCCACCGCGATCGGTAGCCACGGCAAAACCTCTGCGGCCGATTCCCGAATGGGTCGAAACGCACAAGCGCGTCGGCCATTTGCCAGGCGATTTGCGAATGGCCGACGAGTTCGTAAAAGCCGGCTACAACGTCGTCACGCTAAACGTGCTAGGACGCTGGGACATCGTCGGCCCCACGGCCGATCTCTATCCGGCTGAACGGGTCAAAGAGGCCGAGCAATACATGCGCACGCACGTCGAGCGTTGTCACGCCGCCGGCGCGAAAGCGGTGTTCTACATGGGACCGGTGCAGGTTCCGTCAGGCAATGACATCTTCGCCAAGGCACATCCCGATTGGCTGCGCTTCAAAGCTGATGGACAGCCTGACGCAGTTCCGAACTTTGTCAATATTCGCAGCGGCTATGCCGACTGGCTGCTCAAGCAACTCGAATATGTCACGCGCGAGTTCCACGTCGATGGATATTGGTTCGACGGCTACGCCCCGGTTCACCTGCATACTTACGACGAGGCCACGAAGAAAGCATTTCGCGATTTCTCGAGCGGAAAAGAGATTCCTACCCGTTTCGATCCGGTCCATGATCCGGTCGCCAAGCAGTATCTCGACTGGCACAACGCCTACTTTGTTGATTTCGCCGACCGCATGCGCGAGGCGATTCGTGCAGCGAACCTCGACTCGATCATCTATGTGAACCATTCGGCGAATCGCACGTGGTACTTTCCCGACATGTACATGGGAGAGTACCCGATCGATTACACAAGCGCCGTCGATATTTCCTCGGTCGAGTTGTACTGGGATGTGCCGGGCGATCCGCTGTATCAGCAATTCGTCTACGCGTTCATGCAAGGAATCACTCACGAGCGCGGCGCCGCATGCTGGATTCAACCCTCGGCCCATGGCATCTCGGGCATTTCCTCGCGCGTCGAGATTCAACTACGCGGCCTGGAAGGAACGCCCTGGGGCGTGTATCCCGAATTCGTCGAATCCACGGGGCGCGAAGAATACTACAAGCTGCATCTGGAGAATATGAAAGCCCGCGACGAGTGGTTTACGCACTCGCGCGCAATACCGTGGCTGGGCATCGTCGCCTCGGAGCAAACGCGCACGCTGTACGCGCAAGGAGCACTGCCCGTTTACTTTTCACACACGTTGGGCGCGTTCCGCTCGTTCATGGAAAAGCACATTCCCACCCGCGTGCTGACCGAGCACGATCTGGAGGATGCGGACCTGCAGGGCATTCGCGTACTGGTGCTGCCGAACGTCGCCTGCATGTCGCCGCGTGCCGCCGAAGTCGTGCGCCGCTTCGTCGCCGCCGGCGGCGGATTGATCGCCACGTTCGAAACCTCGCTGTACGACGAGAACTATCAAAAGCGATCCGATTTCGCTCTGGCCGATCTATTTCGCGCGCAATATCAATCGACAGATACCGTTAGCCAGCGGACCGAGAACTTGTATCTGTCGCTCGCAGCGGATCATCCGATCGTGAACGATCCGCTCATCAAATCGAAGCAGAACACAGCCTGGCTGAATCCCGGCCATCCGCCCGAGCAAGGGACGCTGGCCCTGATCGCGAGCGCCGCCGACGTGAAACCGACGGACGGCGGTCAGGTTCTGGCCACGTATCGCGTGAACCTTCCGGCGGAGCGTGCCAAGGAGCCTCATCCGGCGATCATCACCTCGGAGTTTGGCCGCGGCCGGGTCGTTTATTTCCCCGCCTCGATCGACAAGGGAATGTTCTTCTATCCGGACGCATACATGCGGCAAATGCTGGCCGCGGCGGCACGCTGGGTGGCACGCGATGACCGCCCGCCAATCGAGGTCGATGGTCCGCTGATCCTCACTGCGACCTATCGTCAGCAGGCGGACAAGAAACGCACAATCGTCCATCTGCTCAACCAGGGAAGTAGTTGGGGCATGCACTCGATCTATCAAAAGCTCGCGCCGCTCCCCGAAGAACTGAACAAGCAATGGGGCTTTCCGAATCAGTCCGAACTGCGCGGTACCTGGCCGGTGCGCGAGGAGGTGATTCCACTCTCAGGCATCCGCGTCCGCTGCCGCCAGCCCGGTATGACGCGGGCCACGCTCGAGCCGGGTTCGATCGATTTACCAATCGCCAAGACCGACGACGGTCTGGAAGTGATTGTCAACGACCTCGGCATGCACGCCATGGTGGTGTTCGAATGATTCGCCACGCGCTCTTGGTCGCGGTCATTGCGGTCGGATCGACGTGCGGTGCTGACGATTCGGCGACGACCAAATTCAACTCGATCGACGAACTGTGGGCCGGCTTCGACCCGGGCGAGTTGCCCTTTGAAGTCGAAACGATCAAGTCCTGGGACGAAGAGGGCATTCGCCTCGAGACCATCTATTTCACGGGCGAAGTATTCGACGGCGAAAAAGTGCGAGTCTTCGGCTATCTCGGCCATCCGCAAAAGGTCGATGGTCAAGTGCCGGGCATCTTGCATATTCACGGCGGTGGTCAGACGGCGAATCTCGATTGGGCCCGGTTCTGGGCTCGCCGCGGCTACACCTGCCTAAGCTTCGACTTTTGCGGTGACACGAACCTGCCCAACCTTGGTCCGCAGTACCGCCGCGAGCATTTCACGCGCTGGGGCAAGGTGCAGGCCAACATGATGCAGGTCTCGGGCGGACGATCGATGTCGCCGACGCCCCGACACAATCCCTGGTATCACTGGGCACTCGTCGCGCGGCGTGGGTTGTCGCTGCTCGAAGCACAGCCAGAAGTTGATCGCGAGCGGCTCGGCATCTTCGGCATTTCCATGGGGGGCACGCTGACCTGGATCGTGGCCGGCGTCGACTCGCGGGTAAAGGTCGCGGTACCGATCTATGGCAATGGCTGGGAATCGTACACGAATTACCCGCCCGAGCCCGAGCCGCAGGTCACGGAAGATAACCGCCTGTGGCGACTGCTGATCGCGCCCGAAACACACGCGCCGCGCATCAAATGTCCGCTACTGTTCATGAGCGCGACGGATGATTTTCATGGCAAGATGGACCTGGGCTATCGCTCGCTCGATCTGCTGGCCTCGCCCATCCGCCGACAGGTTTTCACGCCGAACTACGATCACCACATCGAGCCGGCCGAAGCGCGCTCGCTGCCATTGTGGATGGACGTTCATTTGCGTGGCAAACTGCCCGTTTGGCCCAGTTCACCGGCGATTGAATTCG is from Pirellulales bacterium and encodes:
- a CDS encoding DUF1501 domain-containing protein — protein: MLNLPGPHGDKQHPNRLSRRNFLQIGSLGAAGLTLPQLFAAEAQAGASKRHKSLILIYLVGGPPHLDMFDLKPDAPREVAGPFRPIKSNVPGIDICEHMPQLAQRMDRMAIVRSIADSQADHDAFQCFTGRDLRAGAASGAWPTVGATVARLQGAVTTDVPPYVSLCYPCTHPPYNEPGPGFLGVAHTPFRPLGDGRDDLVLRGITQDRLHDRHRLLSSVDRFRRETDARGMMSGLDAFTSQAMGVLTSSRLAEALDLSREEPQTVERYGTGDPKIFIDDNGAPRVPQSFLAARRLVEAGARVVTVNYSKWDWHGHPYGSCFDRCREDLVVFDRAFSALLDDLRDRGLENDVTVAVWGDFGRTPTINANVGRDHWPRVAFGLLAGGGLRMGQVIGATDRLGGEPIERPVKFAELFATLYHTLGIDATQVTVPDLSGRPQYLVAGDAQPLRELM
- a CDS encoding sigma-70 family RNA polymerase sigma factor, with protein sequence MSTDWNELVRREGPGVYSAAWRILGHEADTEDVVQNVFLEAHRLWCTRPTAEWIGILRSMATRRALDQLRRRRSFAATDELLTVPATDDPVANAIERELAARLAQVLADLPTREAEVFCLRFFEDFSYEQIAAQLGISGSAVSTALNKARTKLAVALERTCKGD
- a CDS encoding dienelactone hydrolase family protein gives rise to the protein MSTPAIREEMLSLLGKADFNRRTFVVTSLAAGFALAVRPVSAETITTDDKGLVAGEVKIPVTDGEMPAYRAMPASGGPFPVVIVVQEIFGVHEHIKDICRRFAKLGYLAIAPELYARQGDVSNMENIAEIIAKVVSKVPDAQVMSDIDASVAWAKKSGKGNTAKLGITGFCWGGRITWLYSAHNPDVKAGVAWYGRLITNTDELHPKNPIDLVDALKAPVLGLYGGADQGIPVESVEKMQKALKDAGKPSEIVLYPDTPHGFYADYRPTYRQDKADDGWKRLLEWFKKNGVA
- a CDS encoding alpha-amylase family protein, giving the protein MRQLPPAALCGQRSSLILLFAFAIGPGLIVSAGEPIANPDTAGLPPRSVATAKPLRPIPEWVETHKRVGHLPGDLRMADEFVKAGYNVVTLNVLGRWDIVGPTADLYPAERVKEAEQYMRTHVERCHAAGAKAVFYMGPVQVPSGNDIFAKAHPDWLRFKADGQPDAVPNFVNIRSGYADWLLKQLEYVTREFHVDGYWFDGYAPVHLHTYDEATKKAFRDFSSGKEIPTRFDPVHDPVAKQYLDWHNAYFVDFADRMREAIRAANLDSIIYVNHSANRTWYFPDMYMGEYPIDYTSAVDISSVELYWDVPGDPLYQQFVYAFMQGITHERGAACWIQPSAHGISGISSRVEIQLRGLEGTPWGVYPEFVESTGREEYYKLHLENMKARDEWFTHSRAIPWLGIVASEQTRTLYAQGALPVYFSHTLGAFRSFMEKHIPTRVLTEHDLEDADLQGIRVLVLPNVACMSPRAAEVVRRFVAAGGGLIATFETSLYDENYQKRSDFALADLFRAQYQSTDTVSQRTENLYLSLAADHPIVNDPLIKSKQNTAWLNPGHPPEQGTLALIASAADVKPTDGGQVLATYRVNLPAERAKEPHPAIITSEFGRGRVVYFPASIDKGMFFYPDAYMRQMLAAAARWVARDDRPPIEVDGPLILTATYRQQADKKRTIVHLLNQGSSWGMHSIYQKLAPLPEELNKQWGFPNQSELRGTWPVREEVIPLSGIRVRCRQPGMTRATLEPGSIDLPIAKTDDGLEVIVNDLGMHAMVVFE
- a CDS encoding dienelactone hydrolase family protein translates to MIRHALLVAVIAVGSTCGADDSATTKFNSIDELWAGFDPGELPFEVETIKSWDEEGIRLETIYFTGEVFDGEKVRVFGYLGHPQKVDGQVPGILHIHGGGQTANLDWARFWARRGYTCLSFDFCGDTNLPNLGPQYRREHFTRWGKVQANMMQVSGGRSMSPTPRHNPWYHWALVARRGLSLLEAQPEVDRERLGIFGISMGGTLTWIVAGVDSRVKVAVPIYGNGWESYTNYPPEPEPQVTEDNRLWRLLIAPETHAPRIKCPLLFMSATDDFHGKMDLGYRSLDLLASPIRRQVFTPNYDHHIEPAEARSLPLWMDVHLRGKLPVWPSSPAIEFADAVDGVPQLRVTQPGTARIVQADIFYSLSNNWPMSRFWRTAAPVRRDGEAFVAAAPFVAADDVLYAFANVTYESGIRQSARSIARPVADLVGMRPTLTRSTMIDDMETSTDWNWVPAYTDPNQGDTAFFEPWRGTGDERGFTLDRTMFPHNRPMSFYFGTRKIGDPQFRVQRVTAISIDCLTEALPEKLTVRLKHRLPGEYSQEYSAEILPGLADEAKGPEPQPADSRWRTIRMTREQFKNPQEIALPDWEHVEYFILQGQNPANHPPVFKRLRWE